A region of Streptomyces sp. R44 DNA encodes the following proteins:
- a CDS encoding NAD(P)/FAD-dependent oxidoreductase, which produces MTRSALTADVAVVGGGIIGLATAERLSAQGLAVAVIDTAGIAGGATGASGGLVRAFDLSASRRRSAAAGLDLYLRQGHQGTWPAIRRQGSLSLVARGDLPQAAAAVADLGTAGHKAEILTAHDLATRFPALDVPDDLVAVHEPNAGWLPVGPVAHAMARDAGPRLRLIPARATHLLTSGSRATGVHTTAGPVHARAVLLAAGTGSTSLAASVGVHLPLRTRAVGYCLFRVGEPAGLTTLPTVVDATTGAWLRPWGSDSLVLAGVSSQETDVPETVRPGVSAQEEERVRAVVRHRYPQLATAPLTGGVTAYDAMAPTGNGEVTVRTELDGLVTATGWNGGGFKRAPAIGELAAARLQEVAAR; this is translated from the coding sequence GTGACCCGGTCCGCCCTCACCGCCGACGTCGCCGTCGTCGGCGGCGGGATCATCGGGCTCGCCACGGCCGAAAGGCTGAGCGCCCAGGGTCTCGCCGTCGCCGTCATCGACACGGCAGGCATCGCCGGAGGCGCCACGGGCGCCTCCGGCGGGCTGGTCCGCGCCTTCGACCTGTCCGCGTCCCGGCGGCGTTCGGCCGCCGCCGGCCTCGACCTCTACCTGCGCCAGGGCCACCAGGGAACCTGGCCCGCGATACGCCGGCAGGGCAGCCTGAGCCTCGTGGCCCGCGGCGACCTCCCACAGGCCGCGGCGGCGGTCGCGGATCTCGGCACCGCAGGACACAAGGCGGAGATCCTCACCGCGCACGACCTCGCCACCCGCTTCCCGGCCCTCGACGTGCCCGACGACCTGGTCGCGGTCCACGAACCGAACGCCGGCTGGCTCCCCGTCGGACCGGTGGCCCACGCCATGGCACGCGACGCGGGCCCCCGGCTCCGGCTGATCCCGGCCCGCGCCACCCACCTGCTCACATCCGGCTCCCGCGCCACCGGGGTCCACACCACCGCCGGACCCGTGCACGCCCGGGCCGTCCTGCTGGCGGCGGGGACGGGCAGCACCTCCCTGGCCGCGAGCGTCGGCGTCCACCTGCCCCTGCGCACCCGGGCCGTCGGCTACTGCCTGTTCCGGGTCGGCGAACCGGCGGGTCTCACCACGCTCCCCACCGTGGTGGACGCCACCACGGGCGCCTGGCTGCGCCCCTGGGGATCGGACTCACTGGTCCTCGCGGGAGTCTCCTCGCAGGAGACCGACGTCCCCGAGACCGTCCGGCCGGGCGTGTCGGCGCAGGAGGAGGAGCGCGTCCGTGCGGTCGTCCGCCACCGCTACCCGCAGCTGGCCACGGCCCCGCTCACGGGCGGCGTCACCGCGTACGACGCGATGGCACCCACCGGGAACGGCGAGGTCACCGTGCGGACCGAACTGGACGGTCTCGTCACCGCGACCGGCTGGAACGGCGGCGGATTCAAACGGGCGCCGGCGATCGGCGAGCTCGCGGCCGCCCGCCTCCAGGAGGTGGCCGCCCGATGA
- a CDS encoding SidA/IucD/PvdA family monooxygenase, with translation MTTHEIHPVLGVGFGPANLSLAVALEERGRAGLAHFIERAPEFQWQQEQLLPGADIQNNPFRDLAMQRNPDSPHTFVKYLAARGDLTDYLHLNAKFPLRREYSGYLAWVAEAFRDQVDYGRSAVNLSLVEGDDGSELFCVDTDDGGRYLGRSVSVGTGRSPRIPYAFQKGLGESVFHSTQYLSSMERFKDKAIRVAVVGASQSAIEIILDLLGRPNVRQVTAVHRGIGFRLKDTSPYSRQVFLPEFVDYFHPLPSAKKRRLRDELRSINYAACDQDVIDRLVGVQREYDLTGSERLVMKPFREAVISRPHGPGHRMVLRDINHLTEETLDTDVVILATGFRDFGGEPGDEPYHPLLEGIAHRLPLDEEGTPVVARDYSIELKTEAGTPRPLKVYLNGLCEASHGMGDAGALAMLSVRATDIVDSILSDDHEKLLAAGIAP, from the coding sequence GTGACAACCCATGAGATCCACCCGGTGCTGGGAGTGGGGTTCGGACCCGCGAACCTCTCCCTGGCGGTCGCGCTCGAAGAGCGCGGCCGCGCCGGCCTCGCCCACTTCATCGAACGGGCCCCCGAGTTCCAGTGGCAGCAAGAACAGCTCCTCCCGGGCGCGGACATCCAGAACAACCCCTTCCGCGACCTGGCCATGCAACGCAACCCGGACAGCCCGCACACCTTCGTCAAGTACCTCGCCGCGCGCGGTGACCTGACGGACTACCTCCACCTGAACGCCAAGTTCCCGCTGCGCAGGGAGTACTCGGGCTACCTCGCCTGGGTCGCCGAGGCCTTCCGCGACCAGGTGGACTACGGCCGGTCGGCCGTGAACCTCTCCCTCGTCGAGGGCGACGACGGCAGCGAGCTGTTCTGCGTCGACACCGACGACGGCGGCCGCTACCTCGGCCGCAGCGTCTCCGTGGGCACCGGGCGCTCGCCCCGGATCCCGTACGCGTTCCAGAAGGGCCTGGGGGAGAGCGTCTTCCACTCCACCCAGTACCTCTCGTCCATGGAGCGCTTCAAGGACAAGGCGATCCGGGTCGCCGTCGTCGGGGCCAGCCAGAGCGCGATCGAGATCATCCTCGACCTGCTGGGCCGCCCCAACGTGCGGCAGGTGACCGCGGTCCACCGCGGCATCGGGTTCCGGCTCAAGGACACCAGCCCCTACAGCAGGCAGGTGTTCCTCCCCGAGTTCGTGGACTACTTCCACCCGCTGCCCAGCGCCAAGAAACGCCGCCTGCGCGACGAACTGCGGTCCATCAACTACGCGGCCTGCGACCAGGACGTGATCGACCGCCTCGTCGGCGTGCAGCGCGAGTACGACCTGACGGGCTCCGAGCGGCTCGTGATGAAGCCCTTCCGGGAGGCCGTCATCAGCAGGCCGCACGGCCCGGGACACCGGATGGTCCTGCGCGACATCAACCACCTCACCGAGGAGACCCTCGACACCGACGTCGTCATCCTGGCGACCGGCTTCAGGGACTTCGGCGGCGAACCGGGCGACGAGCCGTACCACCCGCTCCTGGAAGGCATCGCCCACCGTCTGCCCCTCGACGAGGAAGGCACCCCCGTCGTCGCGCGGGACTACTCGATCGAGCTGAAGACGGAGGCGGGCACCCCGCGGCCCCTCAAGGTCTATCTCAACGGGCTCTGCGAGGCGAGCCACGGCATGGGCGACGCCGGCGCGCTGGCCATGCTCTCGGTACGGGCGACCGACATCGTCGACTCGATCCTGAGCGACGACCACGAGAAGCTGCTGGCCGCCGGGATCGCACCGTGA
- the panD gene encoding aspartate 1-decarboxylase: MLRTFMNAKIHRATVTDSNLNYVGSITISPELLDAADIGVHELVHVVNVNNGARFETYTILGEPAANQVIVNGAAARLVETGDKVIIISYAQLTPDEVADHKSRVVHVDDTNAITETALLGA, translated from the coding sequence ATGCTGCGCACCTTCATGAACGCGAAGATCCACCGCGCCACCGTCACCGACAGCAACCTGAACTACGTCGGGTCCATCACCATCTCGCCGGAGCTGCTCGACGCCGCCGACATCGGCGTCCACGAGCTGGTGCACGTCGTCAACGTCAACAACGGCGCGCGCTTCGAGACGTACACGATCCTCGGCGAGCCGGCCGCCAACCAGGTCATCGTCAACGGCGCCGCCGCCCGTCTCGTGGAGACCGGTGACAAGGTCATCATCATCAGCTACGCGCAGCTCACCCCGGACGAGGTCGCCGACCACAAGTCCCGCGTGGTCCACGTCGACGACACCAACGCGATCACCGAGACGGCGCTCCTCGGCGCGTGA
- a CDS encoding class I tRNA ligase family protein, which translates to MTDSPGADAPAPRRVNVTFSPPTPNGDLHLGHLAGPVLNSDVCARSQKVLGHDVAFATSTDDNQTYVVTTAERLGTTPEALIQHALESVTKSLELAGVDVDLFERPDEDYTTFVRSFFTRLWEHGAFDLREVELPFDADTGEYKAEAFVTGRCPTCLAHARAGVCEACGLYNLPGALLPVSDTASALPQRPVSIWVLDLERHRSMITNWYRTSEVRLRPDLAKVVADTLAGRLPYIPVTYPTTWGITVEWDGPDIQPQAINAWPEIYVGHLYWLQQARLDTQADELVQFIGIDNGFYNAFVYVTLALLAARHGMPVPLPRTRTLTNQYYMLEGRKFSTSKGDVRWARDYLESVGRDRARFVLALTSPELQQAEFSEPIAADTIAARYDAPLTAIVDQLGALTGRHIDATPSPWWDAALQASRRRFEDAYRLENFSVRKAAEAVALHLEVLALRSARIQADDASEVSGALRFLWALRTLAWPITPDLAENISTAFAGPTTVGKAPLLADLSSTPENPFRGLVIPAAPHAPTA; encoded by the coding sequence ATGACCGACTCCCCGGGCGCCGACGCCCCCGCCCCGCGCCGCGTCAACGTCACCTTCTCGCCCCCCACACCCAACGGCGACCTGCACCTGGGCCACCTCGCCGGCCCCGTCCTCAACAGCGACGTGTGCGCCCGGTCCCAGAAGGTCCTCGGGCACGACGTGGCCTTCGCCACCAGCACCGACGACAACCAGACCTATGTCGTCACCACCGCCGAACGGCTCGGGACCACGCCGGAGGCGCTCATCCAGCACGCCCTGGAGAGCGTGACGAAGTCGCTGGAACTGGCCGGCGTCGACGTCGACCTCTTCGAACGGCCGGACGAGGACTACACCACGTTCGTCCGCTCCTTCTTCACCCGGCTCTGGGAGCACGGCGCGTTCGACCTGCGCGAGGTCGAGCTGCCGTTCGACGCCGACACCGGTGAGTACAAGGCCGAGGCCTTCGTCACGGGGCGGTGCCCCACCTGCCTCGCCCACGCCAGGGCCGGCGTCTGCGAAGCCTGCGGCCTCTACAACCTGCCCGGCGCCCTGCTGCCCGTGAGCGACACGGCTTCCGCCCTGCCGCAGCGCCCCGTCTCGATCTGGGTCCTGGACCTCGAACGCCACCGGTCCATGATCACCAACTGGTACCGGACCTCCGAGGTGCGGCTGCGCCCGGACCTGGCCAAGGTCGTCGCCGACACGCTCGCCGGACGGCTCCCCTACATCCCCGTCACCTACCCCACGACCTGGGGCATCACGGTCGAGTGGGACGGTCCCGACATCCAGCCGCAGGCCATCAACGCCTGGCCGGAGATCTACGTCGGCCACCTGTACTGGCTGCAGCAGGCACGCCTGGACACCCAGGCCGACGAGCTCGTCCAGTTCATCGGCATCGACAACGGCTTCTACAACGCCTTCGTCTACGTGACCCTGGCGCTGCTCGCGGCACGCCACGGCATGCCGGTGCCCCTCCCGAGGACGCGCACGCTCACCAACCAGTACTACATGCTGGAGGGCCGCAAGTTCTCCACCAGCAAGGGCGACGTGCGCTGGGCGCGCGACTACCTGGAGTCCGTCGGCCGTGACCGGGCGCGGTTCGTCCTCGCCCTGACCAGCCCCGAACTGCAGCAGGCGGAGTTCAGCGAGCCCATCGCGGCCGACACCATCGCCGCACGCTACGACGCCCCCCTCACGGCGATCGTCGACCAGCTCGGCGCCCTGACCGGCCGCCACATCGACGCGACGCCCTCGCCGTGGTGGGACGCGGCCCTCCAGGCGTCCCGGCGACGCTTCGAGGACGCCTACCGGCTGGAGAACTTCAGCGTCCGCAAGGCCGCCGAGGCGGTCGCCCTCCACCTGGAGGTGCTGGCGCTGCGCTCCGCCCGGATCCAGGCCGACGACGCGAGCGAGGTCTCCGGCGCGCTGCGGTTCCTCTGGGCCCTGCGCACCCTGGCCTGGCCGATCACCCCCGACCTCGCCGAGAACATCTCCACCGCCTTCGCGGGCCCCACCACCGTCGGCAAGGCACCCCTGCTCGCCGACCTCTCCAGCACACCGGAGAACCCCTTCCGCGGCCTGGTCATCCCGGCCGCCCCGCACGCCCCGACCGCGTGA
- a CDS encoding cupin domain-containing protein: MHVKTDADDARIRKNGCDIRELYPWDGVVVPPWNSTLCSIRPTESSTPHGHATDETFIFISGEGHLRVGTEERRITPGDVIYIPHGTDHKVTNTSESDPLTFVSIYWLQPTEHGKDA, encoded by the coding sequence ATGCACGTGAAGACCGACGCCGACGACGCCCGGATCCGGAAGAACGGCTGCGACATCCGGGAGCTCTACCCCTGGGACGGCGTCGTCGTCCCGCCCTGGAACAGCACCCTGTGCTCCATCCGGCCGACCGAGTCCAGCACGCCCCACGGACACGCCACCGACGAGACCTTCATCTTCATCAGCGGTGAGGGCCACCTGCGCGTCGGCACCGAGGAGCGCCGGATCACCCCGGGCGACGTCATCTACATCCCGCACGGCACCGACCACAAGGTCACGAACACCAGCGAGTCCGACCCGCTGACCTTCGTCAGCATCTACTGGCTCCAGCCCACCGAGCACGGCAAGGACGCGTGA
- a CDS encoding FAD-dependent oxidoreductase — protein MATVERVDAVVIGGGIAGSALAAALAGDGYDVLLLERQTVYRDKVRGEVINCWGVVELLALGLEKQLLAAGGTYIDRFVGFDEITDPEAAWANALHLDEMLPGIRGVLDVGHPEACEALATAAAEAGATVVRGIGDVTVTGGTHPGVRYEYDDVEYEVSCRLVVGADGRTSTVRRQLGISLTQTPPNSLGGGMLVEDLHDWPAHVTSIGTEKDLLYFVFPRAGAKARLYLLHDVAQKGRFSGPTRQADFLKAFQLDCIPNSEMFAAVTPSESCAFYPMNDAWTDGPAVPGAVLIGDAAGWTDPVVGQGLSIALRDARLVWEALRSSTTWSPGILKPYVDEREERMRRLRISGSVRTAMNMTFTPEGAARRRAYAKAWPTDPALAGSRLATFKGAYGVSAESFHPDTIQRLLSLR, from the coding sequence ATGGCGACAGTTGAGCGTGTGGACGCAGTGGTGATCGGCGGCGGAATAGCCGGATCCGCCCTGGCGGCGGCGCTGGCGGGCGACGGATACGACGTCCTGCTCCTGGAACGGCAGACCGTCTACCGGGACAAGGTGCGCGGCGAGGTGATCAACTGCTGGGGCGTGGTCGAACTCCTCGCACTCGGCCTGGAGAAGCAGCTGCTCGCCGCGGGGGGCACCTACATCGACCGCTTCGTCGGATTCGACGAGATCACCGACCCGGAGGCCGCCTGGGCCAACGCCCTCCACCTGGACGAGATGCTGCCCGGCATCCGCGGCGTGCTCGACGTCGGTCACCCCGAGGCGTGCGAGGCGCTCGCCACCGCCGCCGCCGAGGCCGGGGCCACGGTCGTGCGGGGGATCGGCGACGTCACGGTGACGGGCGGGACCCACCCCGGCGTGCGCTACGAGTACGACGACGTCGAGTACGAGGTGTCCTGCCGACTCGTCGTCGGAGCGGACGGCCGCACCTCGACCGTACGGCGCCAGCTCGGCATCTCCCTGACCCAGACCCCGCCGAACTCGTTGGGCGGCGGCATGCTCGTGGAGGACCTCCACGACTGGCCCGCCCACGTCACCTCGATCGGCACCGAGAAGGACCTCCTCTACTTCGTCTTCCCCCGCGCGGGCGCCAAGGCCCGGCTGTACCTGCTGCACGACGTCGCCCAGAAGGGCCGCTTCTCCGGCCCGACTCGGCAGGCCGACTTCCTCAAGGCGTTCCAGCTCGACTGCATCCCCAACAGCGAGATGTTCGCCGCGGTCACCCCCTCGGAGTCCTGCGCCTTCTACCCGATGAACGACGCCTGGACGGACGGTCCCGCCGTCCCCGGCGCGGTGCTGATCGGCGACGCGGCCGGCTGGACCGATCCGGTGGTCGGCCAGGGCCTGTCCATCGCTCTACGGGACGCCCGCCTGGTCTGGGAGGCGCTGCGGTCCAGCACCACGTGGTCGCCGGGGATCCTCAAGCCGTACGTCGACGAGCGCGAGGAGCGGATGCGCCGCCTGCGCATCTCGGGATCCGTCCGGACCGCGATGAACATGACCTTCACCCCCGAAGGCGCCGCCCGTCGCAGGGCGTACGCCAAGGCGTGGCCCACCGACCCGGCGCTGGCCGGCTCCCGGCTCGCCACGTTCAAGGGGGCCTACGGCGTCTCTGCCGAATCGTTTCACCCCGACACCATCCAGCGACTGCTCTCCCTCCGCTAG
- a CDS encoding TetR family transcriptional regulator: protein MTRQLRAVRTRQALVNAAATEFDRSGYAGAALNRVCRAAGITIGALTFHFSTKDELAAAVQAKGQTVTRAALDALPSGPAPALHRAIDVTLELARLLEEEPAVRSAARLSRERPDGDLAWTTSWVTAVQDLFSQAYRDGQLHAAVRPEDLAMLSRFLILGAEYRARAASEQGDEEPREPGAVEEIRQMWDIIQRGICGPSSLAPS from the coding sequence ATGACGAGGCAGTTACGGGCGGTACGCACCCGGCAGGCCCTGGTGAACGCCGCAGCGACCGAGTTCGACCGGAGCGGCTACGCCGGCGCCGCGCTGAACCGCGTCTGCCGGGCCGCCGGGATAACGATCGGCGCCCTGACGTTCCACTTCTCGACCAAGGACGAACTGGCTGCCGCCGTGCAGGCGAAGGGCCAGACCGTCACCCGGGCGGCCCTCGACGCCCTGCCGTCGGGCCCGGCCCCCGCGCTGCACCGGGCCATCGACGTGACGCTCGAACTGGCGCGGCTGCTCGAGGAGGAGCCGGCCGTGCGCTCCGCGGCACGGCTCAGCCGCGAGCGGCCGGACGGAGACCTCGCCTGGACGACGTCCTGGGTCACCGCCGTGCAGGACCTCTTCAGCCAGGCCTATCGGGACGGACAGCTGCACGCCGCGGTCCGTCCGGAGGATCTGGCGATGCTGTCGCGGTTTCTGATTCTCGGCGCCGAGTACCGGGCGCGCGCCGCGAGTGAGCAGGGCGACGAGGAGCCGCGCGAACCGGGCGCGGTGGAAGAGATCAGGCAGATGTGGGACATCATCCAGCGAGGCATCTGTGGTCCGTCGAGCCTCGCGCCTTCGTGA
- a CDS encoding IS701 family transposase: MINFAYGADRLPIQEDGHRVAGFADQLFTHLPRADQRRWAAAYLLGLLAVSGRKSMRSLAAAITDSPTASQSLHRFINASPWDWQPVRGELRRWVEQRTRPKAWTIGVAVVPKRGDQSCGVHRRFVPALGRTINCQVGIGQFLATSRGQIPVDWRLHLPSEWSEEKLRHRTRIPEAVHPLPAWAQVLDLADTLAADACPALPLVADLREYKESDRLLLGLRQRATDFVVAVPDSLAVQPPAAVRPSGPAADVSASPISARRFLETEGELLRSVLGASHLRPSGLTRVVTGLVRLPRGPQPQRFYRLFAEVPREGEQPTALWLTTLVHLSMEELLELASLPATIPRTMRRLEGSFGLQDFEGRSYPGWHRHVTLVSAACAFQELSEVDPAGLPGVVPSARLIRAPRRPARLPV, translated from the coding sequence ATGATCAACTTCGCGTACGGTGCCGACCGACTGCCCATCCAGGAAGACGGGCATCGAGTCGCCGGTTTCGCCGATCAGCTCTTCACTCACTTACCGCGGGCGGACCAGCGCCGCTGGGCCGCCGCGTATCTGCTGGGACTTCTGGCGGTCTCGGGCAGGAAGTCCATGCGCAGCCTGGCTGCCGCCATCACCGACTCCCCCACCGCCTCGCAGTCGCTGCACCGCTTCATCAACGCCAGCCCGTGGGACTGGCAGCCGGTCCGGGGCGAGCTGAGGCGCTGGGTCGAACAGCGGACGCGGCCGAAGGCCTGGACCATCGGCGTCGCCGTGGTGCCCAAGCGGGGTGACCAGTCGTGCGGGGTGCACCGCAGGTTCGTGCCGGCCCTGGGCCGCACCATCAACTGCCAAGTCGGCATCGGGCAGTTCCTGGCCACGAGCCGCGGTCAGATTCCCGTGGACTGGCGTCTGCACCTGCCGAGCGAATGGAGTGAGGAGAAGCTGCGCCACCGCACGCGCATCCCCGAGGCCGTCCACCCCCTGCCGGCCTGGGCGCAGGTGCTCGACCTGGCCGACACGCTGGCCGCCGACGCGTGCCCGGCGCTGCCGCTCGTGGCGGATCTCCGCGAGTACAAGGAGTCCGACCGGCTCCTCCTGGGACTGCGGCAGCGCGCCACCGACTTCGTCGTCGCCGTCCCCGACAGCCTGGCCGTCCAGCCTCCCGCGGCGGTCCGTCCCTCCGGTCCGGCCGCCGACGTTTCCGCTTCGCCGATCAGCGCGCGTCGTTTCCTGGAGACAGAAGGTGAACTGCTCCGCTCGGTCCTGGGGGCGAGCCACCTTCGCCCCTCGGGCCTGACCCGTGTGGTCACCGGACTGGTGCGCCTGCCCCGCGGCCCGCAGCCGCAGCGCTTCTACCGGCTGTTCGCCGAGGTCCCCCGCGAGGGCGAGCAGCCCACCGCACTGTGGCTCACGACCCTCGTCCACCTGTCGATGGAGGAGCTTCTGGAGCTGGCGTCCCTGCCGGCCACCATCCCCCGCACGATGCGCCGTCTGGAGGGCAGCTTCGGACTCCAGGACTTCGAAGGCAGGTCCTATCCCGGCTGGCATCGGCATGTGACGCTGGTGTCCGCGGCCTGCGCCTTCCAGGAACTGTCGGAAGTCGATCCGGCCGGCCTTCCCGGCGTCGTTCCCTCCGCCCGTCTGATCAGGGCCCCCCGACGACCGGCGCGGCTTCCGGTCTGA
- a CDS encoding SDR family NAD(P)-dependent oxidoreductase yields MSHITGALQGRTVMITGASSGIGAAAAKLFAREGAAVVLVARRKDTLRELAEAILGDGGRALAVPGDVRIPEEVGEAVARTVEEFGALDAAFNNAGAGAFGPVLHELDEDAYDTVMDVNVRGVWNCMRQQIPVMLRQEHGGAIVNTSSVAGHSATGATAPYIAAKHAVLGLTRAAAAEYGAAGIRVNALTVGATRTPQLEPYLDGTPETVERLTGRAVQKRLADPEEIAQAALWLCSGRASFVTGGAVAVDGGWSAV; encoded by the coding sequence ATGTCACACATAACGGGAGCGTTACAGGGCCGCACAGTCATGATCACTGGAGCGTCGAGCGGCATCGGGGCCGCTGCTGCGAAGCTCTTCGCCAGGGAGGGCGCGGCCGTCGTGCTGGTGGCCCGGCGCAAGGACACCCTGCGCGAACTGGCCGAGGCGATCCTCGGAGACGGGGGGAGGGCGCTGGCCGTGCCGGGCGACGTACGGATCCCCGAAGAGGTGGGGGAGGCCGTCGCCCGGACGGTCGAGGAGTTCGGCGCACTGGACGCCGCCTTCAACAACGCCGGGGCGGGGGCGTTCGGCCCCGTCCTGCACGAACTGGACGAGGACGCCTACGACACGGTCATGGACGTCAACGTGCGGGGCGTCTGGAACTGCATGCGCCAGCAGATCCCCGTCATGCTGCGCCAGGAGCACGGTGGCGCGATCGTCAACACGTCCAGCGTCGCCGGGCATTCGGCGACGGGCGCCACGGCCCCGTACATCGCGGCCAAGCACGCGGTTCTCGGTCTCACCCGAGCCGCGGCGGCGGAGTACGGGGCCGCTGGAATCCGGGTGAACGCGCTGACGGTGGGAGCCACCCGCACCCCTCAGCTGGAGCCGTACCTGGACGGCACCCCCGAGACGGTCGAGAGGCTGACCGGACGCGCGGTGCAGAAGCGACTGGCGGACCCGGAGGAGATCGCGCAGGCCGCGCTGTGGCTGTGCAGCGGCCGGGCGTCGTTCGTCACCGGCGGAGCGGTGGCGGTGGACGGCGGGTGGAGCGCGGTGTGA
- a CDS encoding ScbR family autoregulator-binding transcription factor, translating into MAQQERSARTRAAILRAGAEVFAEFGFAGASVSKITRRANLTLGALYFHFESKEELAREIVRSQPELVTRSTAAGLQGAVDITVAWATQLREDPLLLAGARLVMDQEYFVCDEEGNSYRQWADVLQPFLREASENGELRPDVEVRALAQLVVNACTGAQMNAQLDSGRKDLPDRIRQMWVLLLPLVAAEECAARVIETVRFDEDGSPPDGVNRT; encoded by the coding sequence ATGGCTCAACAAGAGCGGAGTGCTCGGACACGAGCGGCCATCCTGAGGGCGGGCGCCGAGGTCTTTGCCGAGTTCGGGTTCGCCGGGGCGAGCGTCAGCAAGATCACGAGACGGGCGAACCTGACGCTGGGGGCGCTCTACTTCCACTTCGAATCCAAGGAGGAGCTCGCCCGTGAGATCGTCCGGAGCCAGCCGGAGCTGGTGACCAGGTCCACGGCAGCCGGCCTGCAGGGTGCCGTGGACATCACCGTGGCGTGGGCGACGCAGTTGAGGGAGGACCCTTTACTGCTGGCGGGTGCCCGATTGGTGATGGATCAGGAGTACTTCGTCTGCGACGAGGAGGGCAACTCCTACCGGCAGTGGGCGGACGTGCTCCAGCCGTTCCTGCGCGAGGCCAGCGAGAACGGCGAGCTGCGGCCCGACGTGGAGGTGCGGGCACTGGCGCAGCTCGTGGTCAACGCCTGCACCGGGGCGCAGATGAACGCCCAGCTCGACAGCGGTCGAAAGGACCTGCCGGACCGCATCCGGCAGATGTGGGTCCTTCTGCTGCCGCTCGTCGCCGCCGAGGAGTGCGCGGCCAGGGTCATCGAGACCGTGCGCTTCGACGAGGACGGTTCCCCTCCGGATGGCGTGAATCGAACCTGA
- a CDS encoding ScbA/BarX family gamma-butyrolactone biosynthesis protein, protein MNITTGLITPLEGIQHAPKTLTRKTAPGQAFLSGWRSHDDGVSHTVVANWPAHHPFYTAHKGHYHPLLLSETIRQSLALLSHVAHDIPLDYRLGWESYDSSVVPAAMRTRSTPAVVHVTVSHTEVTRHRLGSVRLATQITATRDGEPLGIARVRYTAHPPAIYDRLRGAYADAQASTARALPLGPALDDATRGRQTSLEDAVLSPIGESHRWQLRVNTDNRSFFDHAHDHIPGLVFLEAAAQAAQALSGAAQTVPTEFDARFLRYVELDSPCWVEATPLRRSRSGVVRTEVTGTQTGKEVFSVQVTALEHA, encoded by the coding sequence ATGAACATCACAACTGGCTTAATCACGCCTCTCGAAGGCATCCAGCACGCCCCCAAGACTCTGACCCGCAAGACCGCGCCCGGTCAGGCGTTCCTGTCGGGATGGCGCAGCCACGACGACGGCGTCTCCCACACCGTCGTCGCCAACTGGCCTGCGCACCACCCCTTCTACACCGCCCACAAAGGGCACTACCACCCCCTCCTCCTCTCCGAGACGATCCGCCAGTCCCTCGCCCTGTTGTCGCACGTCGCCCACGACATACCCCTCGACTACCGCCTGGGCTGGGAGTCCTACGACAGTTCCGTCGTCCCGGCGGCCATGCGGACCCGATCGACCCCGGCCGTCGTGCACGTGACGGTCTCCCACACCGAGGTGACCCGTCACCGTCTCGGATCCGTCCGCCTCGCCACGCAGATCACGGCGACACGCGACGGAGAACCCCTCGGCATCGCCCGTGTCCGCTACACCGCCCACCCTCCCGCGATCTACGACAGACTGCGCGGGGCATACGCGGACGCGCAGGCCAGCACGGCGCGCGCCCTCCCCCTCGGGCCCGCCCTCGACGACGCCACCCGGGGCCGGCAGACCTCGCTGGAAGACGCCGTGCTGAGCCCGATCGGAGAGTCGCATCGCTGGCAGCTGCGCGTGAACACCGACAACCGCTCCTTCTTCGACCACGCGCACGACCACATACCGGGTCTTGTATTCCTCGAAGCCGCCGCCCAGGCCGCACAGGCCCTGTCCGGCGCCGCCCAGACCGTCCCCACGGAGTTCGACGCCCGGTTCCTCCGTTACGTCGAGCTGGACTCGCCCTGTTGGGTCGAGGCGACTCCGCTACGCCGGAGCAGGAGCGGAGTCGTCCGCACGGAGGTCACCGGGACCCAGACCGGCAAGGAGGTCTTCTCC